In the Alteromonas sp. M12 genome, one interval contains:
- the hfq gene encoding RNA chaperone Hfq has protein sequence MAKGQSLQDPFLNALRKERIPVSIYLVNGIKLQGQVESFDQFVILLKNTVSQMVYKHAISTVVPSRAINMSTGAQPDSDNGE, from the coding sequence ATGGCAAAGGGGCAATCTTTACAAGACCCGTTTTTGAATGCGTTAAGAAAGGAGCGTATTCCTGTCTCAATTTATTTAGTCAATGGAATCAAGTTACAAGGTCAAGTGGAATCGTTTGACCAGTTCGTGATTCTGTTAAAAAACACTGTTAGTCAGATGGTATACAAGCATGCCATTTCAACTGTTGTGCCTTCTCGGGCCATTAATATGTCAACCGGCGCACAACCTGACTCTGATAACGGTGAATAA
- the hflX gene encoding ribosome rescue GTPase HflX has translation MFDRYEAGEQAVLVHIDFSDDSSKEDLQELQMLVSSAGVNAVEVITASRQAPHPKYFTGSGKAEEIANAVRTNNADVVIFNHPLSPSQERNLEALCKCRVLDRTGLILDIFAQRARTHEGKLQVELAQLRHISTRLIRGWTHLERQKGGIGLRGPGETQLETDRRLLRVRIKSIQRRLAKVQKQREQGRRARKRAEMPTLSLVGYTNAGKSTLFNTITDAGVYAADQLFATLDPTLRKIQLQDVGNAILADTVGFIRHLPHDLVAAFKATLQETQEADLLLHVVDYSDDQYLDNIDQVNDVLEEIDASEIQQLMICNKIDRMEGVEPHIDRNDEGIPIRVWISAQQDQGIDLLFNALTECLSQSIVQFTLRIPPKEGKLRGALFGMNCIAAESYAEDGDWLVDVRMPTSDWNRLEKRSEIDLSSLVVKH, from the coding sequence TTGTTTGACCGTTACGAAGCAGGCGAGCAGGCTGTTTTAGTTCATATTGATTTTTCTGATGATTCTAGCAAAGAAGATCTGCAAGAGTTACAAATGCTAGTGTCATCTGCCGGTGTTAATGCAGTTGAAGTGATAACCGCTTCACGGCAAGCACCTCATCCCAAATACTTTACGGGTAGTGGCAAAGCTGAAGAGATTGCTAATGCTGTGCGTACCAATAACGCAGATGTCGTTATTTTTAATCACCCTCTATCGCCTTCTCAAGAAAGAAATTTGGAAGCATTGTGCAAATGTCGCGTGTTAGATCGTACCGGTCTGATTTTAGACATTTTTGCGCAACGTGCCCGTACTCACGAAGGTAAATTACAAGTAGAGTTAGCGCAACTTCGGCATATTTCAACTCGATTAATTCGAGGTTGGACTCACTTGGAACGTCAAAAAGGTGGAATTGGCCTACGCGGTCCCGGTGAAACTCAGCTGGAAACCGATAGACGACTTTTGCGAGTCAGAATTAAGAGTATTCAACGTCGCTTAGCCAAAGTACAAAAACAACGTGAACAAGGCCGCAGAGCTCGTAAACGCGCGGAAATGCCAACGCTCTCGCTGGTGGGATATACCAATGCGGGTAAATCGACTTTGTTTAATACTATTACTGATGCGGGAGTCTATGCGGCAGATCAATTGTTCGCCACACTAGATCCAACCTTGCGAAAAATTCAGTTACAAGATGTTGGTAACGCTATATTGGCTGATACAGTTGGATTTATCCGGCACTTACCACATGATTTAGTGGCGGCATTTAAAGCCACTTTACAGGAAACTCAAGAAGCAGACCTATTATTGCACGTTGTGGATTATTCGGATGACCAATATCTAGACAATATTGATCAGGTGAATGATGTTTTGGAAGAAATTGATGCATCTGAAATTCAACAGCTAATGATTTGCAACAAAATTGACAGAATGGAAGGGGTTGAACCCCATATAGACCGCAATGATGAAGGAATTCCCATTCGAGTCTGGATTTCAGCTCAACAAGATCAGGGCATTGATTTATTATTTAATGCCCTCACTGAATGTTTATCGCAAAGCATAGTGCAATTTACATTACGCATTCCGCCTAAAGAAGGTAAACTTCGAGGCGCATTATTTGGAATGAACTGTATCGCTGCAGAATCGTATGCAGAGGACGGCGATTGGCTGGTGGATGTCAGAATGCCAACCAGTGATTGGAACCGATTGGAAAAAAGATCAGAGATAGACTTATCCAGTTTGGTAGTAAAGCATTAG
- the hflK gene encoding FtsH protease activity modulator HflK — protein MAWNEPGGKNNDPWKNKGGRDQGPPDLDDIFKNLFGKFSKGGGGDGSSGGKSLGGVGLTVIAVLLVVVWFISGFYTIREAERGVVLRFGEFSQFVEPGLRWKPTFVDEVIPIDVQSIKSMSSEGSMLTEDENVVSVEMEVQYRIVEPFKYSFAVTNPEQSLSQALNSAIRYVVGHSKMDDVLTRGRESARQQVWQELEGIINPYDMGISIVDINFKDARPPDAVRAAFDDAIAAQEDEQRFIREAEAYSREIEPRARGQVNRMAEEAQAYKERVTLEARGEIARFEELLPQYNAAPEVTRQRIYLETMEQVYQNTTKIMIDNEGSGNMMYLPLDKILESQNSQAPKENSRSTLEGLQQNSISSSQSSNSTPSTTLRSDRTRTGRN, from the coding sequence ATGGCTTGGAATGAGCCCGGTGGAAAGAATAACGACCCTTGGAAAAATAAGGGGGGACGTGATCAAGGCCCGCCTGATTTGGATGATATATTCAAAAATTTGTTTGGTAAATTCAGCAAAGGTGGCGGCGGTGACGGCTCATCTGGCGGTAAAAGCTTAGGTGGAGTTGGCTTAACTGTGATCGCAGTTTTGCTAGTTGTCGTTTGGTTTATTAGCGGTTTCTACACTATTCGTGAAGCAGAACGTGGTGTGGTATTACGTTTTGGTGAGTTCAGTCAATTCGTAGAGCCTGGTTTACGTTGGAAACCAACATTCGTAGATGAAGTCATTCCAATTGACGTGCAATCTATTAAGTCGATGTCTTCAGAGGGCAGCATGCTCACAGAAGATGAAAACGTGGTTAGCGTTGAAATGGAAGTTCAATATCGAATCGTAGAGCCTTTCAAATATAGCTTTGCGGTAACTAACCCAGAACAAAGCCTTAGTCAGGCGTTAAATAGTGCCATTCGTTACGTGGTCGGACATTCAAAAATGGACGATGTGTTAACCCGCGGTCGTGAATCAGCCCGTCAACAAGTTTGGCAAGAGTTAGAAGGCATTATTAATCCTTATGATATGGGTATTTCAATTGTCGACATTAACTTTAAAGATGCTCGTCCACCAGATGCGGTGAGAGCGGCTTTTGATGATGCTATTGCTGCACAAGAAGATGAACAGCGTTTCATCCGCGAAGCAGAAGCTTATTCTCGTGAAATCGAGCCTCGCGCCCGTGGTCAAGTGAATAGAATGGCAGAAGAAGCACAGGCTTATAAAGAGCGTGTTACTTTAGAAGCGCGCGGTGAAATCGCACGTTTTGAAGAGTTATTACCTCAATACAATGCGGCACCTGAAGTTACCCGTCAGCGTATCTATCTTGAAACTATGGAACAGGTGTATCAAAACACTACTAAGATCATGATAGATAATGAGGGAAGTGGCAATATGATGTATTTGCCTTTAGATAAAATTCTAGAGAGCCAAAATAGTCAAGCACCTAAAGAGAACTCTCGCAGTACGCTTGAAGGACTACAACAAAATAGTATTTCCTCTTCGCAAAGTAGTAATTCCACTCCGAGCACAACGTTACGTAGTGATCGAACTAGAACAGGGAGAAATTGA
- a CDS encoding acyl-CoA dehydrogenase, whose amino-acid sequence MTKFNWQDPLNLDSLLNEDERILRDSVHQFCQQQLMPGILQANRTEHFDIGIMQEMGQLGLLGATLPEKYGCSNINYVSYGLIAREVERVDSGYRSAMSVQSSLVMHPIFTYGSEQQRQKYLPKLATGEWIGCFGLTEPNSGSDPASMSSHAKKVADGYLLNGSKMWITNSPVAHVFVVWAKLDGVIRGFILEKGMKGLSAPKIEGKFSLRASITGEIVMDNVFLPEENILPNVSGLKGPFGCLNKARYGIAWGALGAAEFCWHAARQYCLDRQQFGRPLAANQLVQKKLADMQTDISLGLLACVQAGRLMDADLLAPEAISLIKRNSCGKALDIARTARDMHGGNGIADEYHVIRHVMNLEAVNTYEGTHDVHALILGRAQTGLQAFT is encoded by the coding sequence ATGACTAAATTCAATTGGCAAGATCCTCTCAATCTAGATTCCTTATTAAACGAAGATGAGCGGATTTTAAGAGATAGCGTTCATCAGTTTTGCCAACAACAGTTGATGCCCGGTATCTTGCAGGCTAATCGGACTGAACACTTTGATATCGGCATCATGCAGGAAATGGGGCAGTTAGGGTTATTGGGCGCAACCCTGCCCGAAAAATACGGTTGCTCCAACATCAATTATGTTTCCTATGGATTAATAGCAAGAGAAGTTGAAAGGGTAGATAGCGGTTATCGTAGCGCTATGAGTGTTCAGTCTTCATTAGTGATGCACCCTATTTTTACTTATGGAAGCGAACAACAACGCCAGAAATACCTGCCTAAATTAGCAACCGGAGAGTGGATCGGCTGTTTCGGTCTTACTGAACCAAACTCGGGGTCTGATCCGGCAAGCATGAGTTCCCATGCTAAAAAAGTAGCAGATGGCTACCTTCTCAATGGTAGTAAAATGTGGATTACCAATTCACCTGTAGCACATGTATTTGTAGTGTGGGCAAAGTTGGACGGTGTGATACGTGGTTTCATTTTAGAAAAGGGAATGAAGGGCTTAAGTGCGCCTAAAATAGAAGGTAAATTTTCATTAAGAGCATCCATTACCGGTGAAATTGTGATGGATAACGTGTTTCTTCCTGAAGAGAATATCTTACCTAATGTTTCAGGGTTGAAAGGGCCTTTTGGTTGTTTAAACAAAGCGCGTTACGGAATTGCTTGGGGGGCTTTGGGAGCGGCCGAATTTTGTTGGCATGCGGCTCGACAATACTGCTTGGATCGTCAGCAATTTGGCCGTCCATTGGCTGCCAATCAATTGGTACAGAAGAAACTAGCCGACATGCAGACAGATATCTCCCTTGGTTTGCTGGCGTGCGTGCAAGCCGGAAGATTGATGGATGCTGATTTATTGGCACCTGAAGCCATTTCTCTAATAAAACGTAATTCCTGTGGCAAAGCCTTGGATATTGCTCGTACCGCAAGAGATATGCATGGCGGTAATGGTATTGCGGATGAATACCACGTTATTCGTCATGTTATGAATTTAGAAGCGGTAAATACCTACGAAGGTACCCACGATGTACATGCGCTAATTTTGGGCCGTGCACAAACCGGGCTGCAAGCATTCACTTAA
- a CDS encoding GNAT family N-acetyltransferase, whose translation MFEFHIRDAVQDDFSEIKRLNDKFVHFTSPMELARIEQLHNLSAYHRVIEQHDKQTSEVSTVGFLLAMKPATDYSSDNYQWFDLRYKHFLYVDRVVIDSTAQGKGLGKKLYDDLFCFALKHRIELICCEYNLIPANPISANFHQSYGFHQVGRLDADDKSKVVSMQIVKLPN comes from the coding sequence ATGTTTGAATTTCATATTAGAGATGCGGTTCAGGATGACTTTTCTGAAATTAAACGCTTAAACGATAAATTTGTACACTTTACCAGCCCAATGGAGCTAGCTCGCATCGAGCAGTTACATAACCTCAGTGCGTATCACCGGGTGATAGAGCAGCATGACAAACAGACATCTGAAGTCTCCACTGTCGGCTTCCTACTTGCTATGAAACCCGCCACAGACTACAGCAGTGATAATTACCAATGGTTCGACTTACGTTACAAGCACTTCTTGTATGTGGACAGGGTAGTGATTGATTCTACGGCGCAAGGAAAAGGCTTGGGAAAGAAGCTGTATGATGATTTATTTTGTTTCGCACTCAAACATAGAATTGAACTTATTTGTTGTGAATACAATTTAATTCCAGCCAATCCCATTTCAGCAAATTTTCATCAATCCTATGGATTTCATCAGGTTGGTCGATTGGATGCAGACGATAAAAGCAAGGTTGTTTCCATGCAAATTGTAAAATTACCTAATTAA
- a CDS encoding bifunctional diguanylate cyclase/phosphodiesterase, with protein MQQSLIQALGIINCAILKRVENRKFQLLHCSEDWFYAIAPEAIGSEFFEFIGNSAYLEDFFIDAEDFWQIGNDGQIQSGIWSEQSKDDLLRLEAIAAVSKGEAYLVIHNLQAEYKKQQQTLQVARELLISNDKILAQHEYIHERLDQVLRENQTLQSLQEPIKQVIENADFGVVITDSQLNIISQNPNSYSFFETSEVSNEASPFTILLELFKHQCAEFERVFETGSRWHGELFWHKPPYSSKWLKLALYPVTDEMQNLQNWIFIFSDVSRVKYLLQRNEKLNLYDNVTNLPNRQFFWQKLEHQIEKDKPFFIVYLDVKHFKQINELHGHQAGDHILVTLAERIQQCLSTADLCARVGGNEFGIILSGAKEQSDCIEFANRLIEATEFPFYTESKQKVQIGLNLGAAHFPSDASDSEELMKFADLAMFSAKKEDKSKLRFYSKALKEASMHRLELENALKKAIDENQFELYLQPIIDLSTGKIAKAEALIRWRLADGTITSPDKFIPLAEQTGLIVPIGKWVISRATDMLKVIIQHQPNLKVSVNLSPRQVADRHLFDFVTQAILHSGIPSKNLELELTEGVLIDNYDKVKNLLDQVRKIGISTSIDDFGTGYSSLSYLQKLPIDNLKIDRSFVIDLEQNENDKAIILAVIAMAHSLKLGVIAEGVENQYQAKFLLDNKCNTAQGYLFSKPLPFEEFCELLITEKHSDKQQSN; from the coding sequence ATGCAACAATCACTTATTCAAGCTTTAGGCATTATTAACTGCGCGATTTTAAAGCGAGTAGAAAATCGTAAATTCCAATTATTACACTGCAGTGAAGATTGGTTTTATGCTATAGCGCCAGAGGCAATTGGCAGCGAATTTTTCGAATTTATTGGTAACTCCGCCTACTTAGAAGACTTTTTTATTGATGCCGAAGATTTTTGGCAAATTGGTAATGATGGGCAAATTCAGTCGGGGATTTGGTCCGAACAATCCAAAGATGATTTATTACGTTTAGAAGCCATTGCAGCAGTTTCAAAGGGCGAAGCTTATTTAGTCATTCACAATTTGCAAGCAGAATACAAAAAACAACAACAAACTCTGCAGGTGGCCCGCGAACTGCTGATATCAAATGATAAAATCCTCGCCCAACACGAGTATATTCATGAACGTTTAGATCAAGTTCTTCGTGAAAACCAGACACTACAATCATTACAAGAGCCGATTAAGCAGGTCATTGAAAATGCCGACTTTGGTGTAGTAATTACCGATTCCCAATTAAATATCATTAGCCAAAACCCAAATTCTTATAGTTTTTTCGAAACCTCTGAAGTATCCAATGAGGCTTCCCCCTTTACGATTTTACTCGAATTGTTTAAACACCAATGTGCTGAGTTTGAGCGGGTCTTTGAAACTGGCAGTCGCTGGCATGGAGAGCTTTTTTGGCATAAACCGCCGTATTCTAGCAAGTGGTTAAAGTTAGCGTTATATCCAGTTACCGACGAAATGCAAAATTTGCAAAATTGGATATTCATTTTCAGCGATGTCAGTCGCGTCAAATACCTATTACAAAGAAATGAAAAGTTAAATCTCTATGATAATGTTACCAATCTTCCCAATCGGCAATTTTTCTGGCAAAAATTAGAACACCAAATTGAGAAAGATAAACCATTTTTCATCGTTTACTTGGATGTAAAACACTTTAAACAAATCAATGAATTACATGGTCATCAAGCTGGTGACCATATATTGGTGACTCTCGCTGAGCGGATCCAACAATGTTTATCTACAGCGGATTTATGTGCACGGGTTGGAGGTAATGAGTTTGGTATTATTTTATCCGGAGCTAAAGAGCAATCAGACTGTATTGAGTTTGCCAATCGTTTAATAGAAGCAACCGAATTTCCTTTTTATACCGAATCAAAACAAAAGGTGCAGATTGGACTCAATCTCGGTGCGGCCCATTTCCCTAGTGATGCGTCAGATTCTGAAGAGTTAATGAAGTTTGCCGACTTAGCCATGTTTTCCGCTAAAAAAGAAGATAAGAGCAAATTGCGTTTTTACTCAAAAGCCCTTAAAGAAGCATCAATGCACAGGCTTGAATTAGAAAATGCGCTTAAAAAAGCCATCGATGAAAATCAGTTTGAACTCTATTTACAGCCAATCATCGATTTAAGCACGGGCAAAATCGCTAAAGCAGAGGCGTTAATTCGCTGGCGCTTAGCTGATGGCACTATAACCAGCCCAGATAAGTTTATTCCTCTTGCAGAGCAGACCGGGTTAATAGTACCTATTGGCAAATGGGTGATTAGTCGTGCGACAGATATGTTGAAAGTGATTATTCAACATCAGCCTAATCTAAAAGTATCGGTCAACTTATCTCCTCGTCAAGTTGCCGATAGACACTTGTTTGATTTTGTTACTCAAGCCATTCTGCACAGTGGGATTCCATCCAAAAACTTGGAATTAGAGCTAACTGAAGGGGTATTAATTGATAATTATGACAAAGTTAAAAACTTATTAGACCAAGTGAGAAAAATTGGTATTTCTACTTCAATCGATGACTTTGGAACTGGCTATAGTTCCCTTTCTTATTTGCAAAAGTTACCTATCGATAACCTTAAAATAGATCGCTCTTTTGTTATTGATTTAGAACAGAACGAGAATGACAAAGCGATTATTTTGGCCGTGATTGCCATGGCACACAGCTTAAAATTAGGGGTTATTGCTGAAGGGGTTGAGAATCAATATCAGGCTAAGTTTTTACTCGATAATAAATGTAATACTGCGCAAGGATATTTATTCAGCAAACCCCTACCATTTGAAGAGTTTTGTGAACTTCTAATAACAGAGAAACATTCTGATAAACAACAATCAAACTGA
- a CDS encoding Rab family GTPase has translation MLQKKICLLGPSGVGKTSLVKQFVEGIFSEKYLTTIGVKIDKKLVDLVVEQVQLMIWDLEGIDRYCGFQPKYLRGASAYAIVTDQTRSQSLVEGMEIHRMVREISDIPAILIINKSDLDVAWHWTENELNGYSKEFIRSFSTSAKTGDQVEEMFKFIAQLTLN, from the coding sequence ATGTTGCAAAAAAAGATTTGCCTACTTGGCCCCTCGGGAGTAGGGAAAACCAGTTTGGTAAAGCAATTTGTTGAAGGTATTTTTTCTGAAAAATACCTGACCACAATTGGTGTCAAAATTGATAAAAAACTTGTAGATTTAGTAGTCGAACAAGTGCAACTTATGATTTGGGATTTAGAAGGGATTGACCGCTACTGTGGGTTTCAACCTAAATACCTTAGAGGGGCCTCAGCTTACGCAATAGTAACCGACCAAACACGCTCTCAAAGTCTTGTAGAAGGAATGGAAATTCATCGCATGGTAAGAGAAATAAGCGATATTCCTGCAATTCTAATTATTAATAAAAGCGACCTTGATGTAGCTTGGCATTGGACTGAAAATGAGCTCAATGGCTACAGCAAAGAATTTATTCGCAGTTTTTCAACTAGCGCCAAAACAGGCGACCAGGTTGAAGAAATGTTCAAATTTATCGCGCAACTAACGTTGAATTAA
- the hflC gene encoding protease modulator HflC: protein MKNLSIGVVVLVIIAVFLSLFVVPEGEKAIKIQFGKVERDASGETVVFSPGLHFKIPLIDRVVKLDARIQTLDDPAGRFVTSEKKDLIVDSYVKWRIKDFATYYLSTGANKLQAESLLKQKVNNGLRSEFGTRTISQIVSGERSELMDEAMKQASTSSDELGIEIVDVRVKQINLPPEVSNSIFQRMRAEREAVAKEHRSEGREQAEIIKATIDAKVTVMLADAERNLRKIKGEGEAQAAQIYAETYSKSPEFYAFLRSMDAYRASFDSKQDVLVVEPDSDFFKYMKDMSGARN, encoded by the coding sequence ATGAAAAATCTAAGTATTGGAGTCGTAGTACTCGTTATCATCGCAGTTTTTCTTTCATTGTTTGTTGTGCCTGAAGGCGAAAAAGCAATTAAAATTCAATTCGGAAAAGTTGAGCGAGATGCTTCAGGTGAAACTGTTGTCTTTTCACCCGGTTTGCATTTTAAAATTCCATTGATTGACCGCGTTGTTAAGCTCGATGCCAGAATTCAAACGCTGGATGATCCTGCTGGACGTTTTGTTACTTCAGAGAAAAAAGACTTAATCGTTGATTCTTATGTAAAGTGGCGGATTAAAGATTTTGCAACTTACTACTTGTCAACTGGTGCTAACAAATTACAAGCAGAATCACTATTAAAACAAAAAGTTAATAATGGTTTGCGCTCTGAATTTGGTACTCGTACTATTTCTCAAATCGTATCTGGTGAGCGCTCAGAATTGATGGATGAAGCCATGAAGCAAGCGTCAACTAGTTCGGATGAGCTTGGTATTGAGATTGTTGATGTAAGAGTTAAACAAATTAATCTACCACCTGAAGTGAGTAATTCTATTTTCCAACGAATGAGAGCAGAGCGAGAAGCTGTGGCAAAAGAGCACCGCTCAGAAGGTAGAGAGCAAGCCGAAATCATTAAGGCAACAATTGATGCTAAAGTGACGGTTATGCTGGCAGACGCAGAACGGAACCTGCGTAAGATTAAAGGTGAAGGTGAAGCCCAAGCCGCACAGATTTATGCTGAAACTTATTCTAAGAGCCCTGAGTTCTATGCATTTTTAAGAAGTATGGATGCTTATAGAGCGAGTTTCGATAGTAAACAAGACGTTTTAGTTGTTGAACCAGACAGTGATTTCTTTAAATACATGAAAGACATGTCAGGTGCTAGAAACTAA